ATGCCAGCAATCTGGAAAACCTGGAGAACGACAGCTTCGATCGCCTCGTCACCATCTTCGGCGCGATGTTCGCGCCCAAGCCGGTGGACGTGGCCAAGGAAATGGTGCGCGTGACCAAGCCGGGCGGCCGCATCGTGATGGGCAACTGGATCCCCAACGACCCCACGCTGGTCGCGCAGATCCTGCGCATCAGCGCCGCCTATTCGCCGCCGCCCCCCGAAGGCTTCATCAGCCCCATGACCTGGGGCGTGGAGGCCCAGGTGCTCGACCGTTTTGGCCAGGCCGGCGTCGACCAGGAAGACGTCGTCTTCGTGCGCGACACCTACACCTTCCGCTTCGCGGGCACGCCCGTCGAATTCGTGGACAACTTCCGCCGCTTCTACGGGCCCACGATGAATGCCTTCGACGCGGCCGCGAAGAACGGCCGCGAAGACGAGTTGCGCAAGGAACTGGAAGAACTGTTCGCCAGCCAGAACCGCAGCGCCGATCCGGGGCGCACCGAGATCCCGGCGACCTTCCTGCGGGTGACGGCGAACGTCCGCTGAAGCTCTCCCCCTTTGCGGGGCGGCGGATGCACACCGGCCGCGCCCGGCTACCATGCAGGGCCCCAAACCAAGGAGCCCCGATGCGCAAACTGTCGATCCTCGCCGCCGCCTGCCTTTTTGCAGGAGCCTGTGCCGCCGCCAAGCCGGTCACCACCGCCAGCGGCCTGGTCTATGAGTCCCTCAAGGACGGCTCTGGCGCTTCCCCCGTGGCGAGCGACGTCGTGCGCGTGCACTACCGCGGCACCCTGCCGGACGGCAAGGAATTCGACAGTTCCTACCAGCGCGGCCGGCCGGCCGAGTTTGCACTCAACCGCGTGATCAAGTGCTGGACCGAGGGCGTGCAACTGATGAAGCCGGGCGGCCAGGCGCGCCTGACCTGCCCGCCGGGCCTCGCCTATGGCGAGCGCGGCGCCGGCGGGGTGATCCCGCCCAATGCCACGCTGGTCTTCGAAGTGGAACTGCTCGATATCCTGCGCTGAGCGCGCGGCAGCGCGTCACGAAGCCAGCAGGGCCGCCAGGTTCCACAGGCCGGCCGCGATCATCAGCAGCCCCAGCATGAAGGCGACCCGCTCGCCGTAGGGCGCCATCTTCTCGATGGCCACCACGATGGCCAGGGCGACCACCCAAGCGAGGTTCATCGCGCCACCGACGAACAGCAGCACCATCAGGGCCCAGCAGCAACCGGCGCAGAGCAGGCCATGATGCAGGCCCATGCGGAAAGCGCCGCCCGTGCCGCTTCGCCACTCGCCCATCAGGAATCCCAGCGGTGAGCGGCAGCGGGCCAGGCAGTGCTTCTTGAGCGGCGAGAACTGGTAGAGCCCGGCGATCAGCAGCAAGGACCCCGTGAGCCACACGGATGTGCTGACGATCATGGGGTTGATCCAGTGCATGGCCTGCAGAGCCCATTGCAGGGCGGTTGCCGCGGCACTGAAGGCCAGCCACA
Above is a window of Ramlibacter tataouinensis DNA encoding:
- a CDS encoding FKBP-type peptidyl-prolyl cis-trans isomerase gives rise to the protein MRKLSILAAACLFAGACAAAKPVTTASGLVYESLKDGSGASPVASDVVRVHYRGTLPDGKEFDSSYQRGRPAEFALNRVIKCWTEGVQLMKPGGQARLTCPPGLAYGERGAGGVIPPNATLVFEVELLDILR
- a CDS encoding DUF2182 domain-containing protein; protein product: MLSALVVQHPTRTALILAISLAAWTFTAWMALDMGHPLAQLMMPPTAGWDAANSFAIFLMWAVMMAAMMLPAALPVVLTFAHLSLRQGERARGRVFVAAYLLVWLAFSAAATALQWALQAMHWINPMIVSTSVWLTGSLLLIAGLYQFSPLKKHCLARCRSPLGFLMGEWRSGTGGAFRMGLHHGLLCAGCCWALMVLLFVGGAMNLAWVVALAIVVAIEKMAPYGERVAFMLGLLMIAAGLWNLAALLAS
- a CDS encoding class I SAM-dependent methyltransferase, producing MSRGFFNRRPGAAMNPNKALWEKGDFTRIAAAMRESGESLVKELGVTPGMKVLDLGCGDGTTALPAAQLGADVLGVDIAANLVAAGNRRAAEAGLGNLRFEEGDASNLENLENDSFDRLVTIFGAMFAPKPVDVAKEMVRVTKPGGRIVMGNWIPNDPTLVAQILRISAAYSPPPPEGFISPMTWGVEAQVLDRFGQAGVDQEDVVFVRDTYTFRFAGTPVEFVDNFRRFYGPTMNAFDAAAKNGREDELRKELEELFASQNRSADPGRTEIPATFLRVTANVR